Genomic window (Oryza sativa Japonica Group chromosome 3, ASM3414082v1):
tttttctttgcgaagaatcaaaaatatttttttaacacaaGAATAGTACGGTAGTCCGGATCAAAATTCAAAGGTATATATCTTCACGCTACTCCTGAGGCTCTTATAAAACTTGCTATTAGTAATCAAATCTGACATAATCATATTACTATGTTCCCCCTCCTTTTAGTtcaaattttattattattattattattattattattattattattattattattattattatttaacaAGCGTCCATTGTATCTTCGATGAAGTCATTATAAACTCCTCAATGTCGATCACCTGTTACAcaccattaaaaaaataattagcttcATAATTCAATTATGAGTACAAGTTTCAATTCTAAAACTTAGGCCTGGTATGGTTCTCAAATTTTTCcgccaaaaacgtcacatcaaatatctAGACGTATGcattgagtattaaatataaataaaaataaaaactaattgtatagtttgcatggaaatcgcgagacgaatcttttgagcctaattagtatatgattagccataagtgctgcAGCAACCCATATGTgttaatgacggcttaattaggctcaaaagattcgtctcgtggtttttaggcgagttatgaaattcgGTTTTTCATTCATGTTCGAAAATCTCTTCCGATATCCGGttaaacatctgatgtgacacccaaaaattttattttcgccaACTAAACACGCCCTTAAAATCCGAGCAAAAATATTCTTACTACAAACAAAACTAGCTATACACCCGTAACACCACCGCACAACTAACAATTAATGATTTTCTAGGTATACACACATACGCGTGCGTGCCTTATAGTGGGCCGGGTACCTATGTATATATGTTACTGCGCTTCTATGGTTGTCAGAACGCAACCGTGTGACGTTATACGGTCGTGATACTCCTCCCCCATACTCCCTACGTCTTATAGAAAATCAATATCGAATTGGATATATTCGTGTAATACTATGAAGATGTCTATATCATATCTTAGATTtgtttttatgagacggaggggaGTACGTGTCTAAGTGTCACAAATCTCTCTCCCACCCATGCACCGATCCTTCCAGGATTAGTAGtttttttactctttttttttttttttttttttggcggagGCAATCCACGCGacaaggaggaggaagggagccCCCCGCTACTATTTCTTCCATCCTCCCGTTGctccgctctcctctctctctctctctctctctctctctctctctcctgattTCCCATTGGGATCTGAGTAGCAAGCAGCAAGGGGAGGCGagtctccctcctcctcctgacCTCCTTCCCCCCAAACCGCCGCAAATCCATCGCCGAGATCCAACGCGCCGGACGAggtgcgcctcctcctccgatcgCATCGCATCTCCCCCCATTTCTAAATTCCCTATTGCTTTCTCCTCTTCCCTATGTAGCGGCGCTGATCGCGAGCTCCATGGGATTTAAACCCATAAATTTTATTCGTCGTCGACtcgtcgtctctctctctccggttttcttttttttgtttttgcaaaTTGCGCTCGGGTTCCGAGGAGCGGATTGGGCTTGGGGTTTCTTTCTtctcgttgttgttgttggtggtgGCTCGGGTTCTCGTGTTGTGTGTGTATCTGCTAATGATGATGACGATTGTTGCGTGGATCCTAATCGCGGGTGCTTTCTCTCCTCGTCTTCGTTGTTGTTGTGATGCAGCATtgtcgcggcgcgcgcgcggcggcagcggcagcggcagccggacgtcgacgacctcgctcgccgccgacaAGGGAGGGGAGTATACtgcgggcggcggcaggcgcCGGCCAGATCCGCGCCACGGCCAGCCGGATCTGATcccctcctcatcctccccgctcgccgccgccgccgccatctagTCCTCGGAACACAGCAGgtacgcgcgcgcgcgtctcccgacccgtcgtcgtcgtgcgcCAGGAGTAGTTGTCTCCAGGACATGGCTGAATTAATGCGttaattctctctctctctctctctctctccgacgaCGACATTGACGACGCTGATTAGATTTTAGATGCTGCCCTAGCGGATGATTTGGCTATGTGTACACGTCGccatttctgattttttttctgttaggaTCATGCAGTGTTTTGAAAATTTGATCTCAAGTGGTTTCAATCGAATTTTCTCTtctgttttttgttttgttttgtaggAGATAATAGAAGGTTGTTAGGGTTCGTTGGAGGACGTTCGATCTCTTTAAATTCGGGTGCTCTGCCTCGCCATCGATtcggttgggacttgggagagaTCGATCGGAGATGTCGTCGTCGAGCTCGCCGTGCGCGGCGTGCAAGCTGCTGCGGCGGAAGTGCACGCAGGGGTGCGTGTTCGCGCCCTACTTCCCGCCGGACCAGCCGGCCAAGTTCGCCAACGTGCACAAGGTGTTCGGCGCGAGCAACGTGACGAAGCTGCTCAACGACCTGCAGCCGGAGCAGCGGGAGGACGCCGTGAACTCGCTGGCGTACGAGGCCGAGGCGCGCCTCCGCGACCCCGTCTACGGCTGCGTCGCCTACATCTCCATCCTCCAGCTCAGGATCAAGCAGGTGCGCGACCAGATCGTCGACGCGCGCAAGGAGCTCGCCGCCTACATCGGCCCCACCGCCTTcgcccccgtcgtcgccgccgccgcgccgcacacGCACTACCTCCCCCCCGCCGActaccaccaccagcagctccAAGCccaaggtggtggtggtggtgctgggaTGGGCGCCGCCGGCTACGCGCACCAGGTGGTGCAGCACCAGATGGCCGGCCTCCAGGTGCAGAACCCGCACCCGCACCCGCACccgcaccaccaccatcaccatcagCAGATGGTGAACGCGCAGCACATGGCCCTCGTCGAGGTCGCGCGGGACCAGGACATGCTGCGAGCGCGCCAGGCCGGCCACGCCAACGCCGGCGCCACCGTCGCGGTCGAGGCGCCAGGGTCGTCGTCGCTCAACGCCGACACCTTCGACGGCGGCCCGTTCCTCCTTCGCCAGCAGCCGCCCTCGTCGGTGCAGACCGAGCCGGCAATGGCCCTCCCGTACCACATGGAGCCGTCCCCGCCGCAGCCGTCATCCGGCCACTCGCACGACGAGgtctcgcagcagcagcaccaccaccaccaccaccggcaccACCACACGGACGGCAGCGacgaggggagcggcggcgccgccccgccgggctgaccgccgcgcgcccggccccgtctccgtctccgtcgccgtgcgtgcgtgtgtgtgttCCATGATTCCATCAACCTTCCTCTCGATCCATCTAGTTCGTTTCGGTTTCTTTGCAGCTGTTAATTCCTTCATCGATCGGTCACAAGTCTTTTCGTCTTCCCTCATCTCATATGATATCGAGCAAACTGACACCCATGCCTCCCTGAAAGCATCCATGACTTCTCAAGGCGAGCGAGGTGGTGATCTTTCTCAAGGTATTTTTCGTTACCACCGACACTGCCACCTATCTTAATTCTTGATTCCATCTGTGTTTGGATTTGTAAATCTCATTGTTGATTGCGCAAACTGATTGCTGATTCATTGTTGATTAGTGCATAAAGAAATAGCTTAGCTAAAGAATTGTTTATGGAGTACTTCAACATAGTTGGTGAtggttttttctcttttttttagttACTTTCTATCCTCGTTTTCTTCTCTCTggttgtttttttaaatttttatagcCTCGTTTTCTTCTCCCTTTTGAGTTATTTAAATCTTTTGAGTGAAACTAAAGTATAAAAATGGAAAATGGGATGTGCATGCCGTTCGAGTTGTTTGAGCGTGTGATGTAGGAGTATTGTTttctatttatattatatttgataACTCCAATAGTACTGGCACGTATATTCTTGAATTATTTTCTGATGACTTTCATGGGTGACCAGTTAAAATACACAACATTACAGAAATTTTGGGATGGAAATATATGTAACAGTGTAGGTAGAAAATTCTCCTTATGTGGTGCACGATTAGACCCCATTCTACAAGCCAATATTTCTGGAATTTACAGAATCATCATTCTCGTTTACCAAATCATTGTTGTTCAGTGAAAATATCCAGAATTCCAGATATCTAAAACATGTTTTTGGAGTTCGATATGAACCATATATAGCACTGTGTAATTAGAATGTTAGTATGTTAAGAGCTAGATTATAGTTCCTGCTAATGCCATGTACTCCATATATTCAGAAATCTGAGTGAAGCAGCTATACAAGTATAGCTAATAAGTTTTTGTTTCTTGCACTGATTGCACGAAGATTTTCTATTGGAATTTTTTTAGCACCACATTATTTCCAATGGGGCGATTCTTCTATCTATAAGACTATAAATTTATGCCATTGTGCTTTTTTAATGGAAAAATAGCAATTTCTATAACATTTTAAGAGTCAGTTCCTCAGTGCATGCTGGTTTGTTTCAAAAGTTAaaaacagtacatatatatagtagCAATTTTCGTCTTTCACTGTAATATCTGACTCTAGAATAGTGTGTATAGAAAACTTAAAAACAGTATATAGATAGCTAGCGATATGTATAGGTCAGTATTTGACAGGCACTAGAGAGCATGCTCTCATGTTCAAAACGTGTAAAACTGATCTGAAATTGCATTTCTGGTACTTACATATTTTTGTCTGCCGATCAATTCATGTGGCCTGCTTCTATATTTTACAGTCTGTCATAGACTAATGGGTTTCTGTCagcaagaaaataaattaacagTGGCATTTCTTTAAATAAAAACACTGGTCATCTCTCTTATTCATTGACTGAATTACTGTCCAAAAACCAGAGTACAGACTAAATTTTTTCAGAACTGTAACCTAACACAATGGTCATTTGATATG
Coding sequences:
- the LOC9269649 gene encoding LOB domain-containing protein 36, translated to MSSSSSPCAACKLLRRKCTQGCVFAPYFPPDQPAKFANVHKVFGASNVTKLLNDLQPEQREDAVNSLAYEAEARLRDPVYGCVAYISILQLRIKQVRDQIVDARKELAAYIGPTAFAPVVAAAAPHTHYLPPADYHHQQLQAQGGGGGAGMGAAGYAHQVVQHQMAGLQVQNPHPHPHPHHHHHHQQMVNAQHMALVEVARDQDMLRARQAGHANAGATVAVEAPGSSSLNADTFDGGPFLLRQQPPSSVQTEPAMALPYHMEPSPPQPSSGHSHDEVSQQQHHHHHHRHHHTDGSDEGSGGAAPPG